The following nucleotide sequence is from Populus nigra chromosome 15, ddPopNigr1.1, whole genome shotgun sequence.
GTAGTGGAAACAGGCATACGCTTTTCTTCTAAATTGGGCGGGAGAACGTTCATACCATCTACACAAATTTTCCTCTGCACGGGCATCTTCAAAAGGGTATCCAAAGGAAGCCTGGGAGGATTGAAATCTCTTAATTCCCTTTGATTGGAAACCAGCATTGACTGTACAGTTGGTGTTATTTGGGGCAAAGACTCGAGGATTTTCTTAAGTTCTTCAGCTGGTAGTTTGTTGTCAGCCATTACCCCATGCAACGGCTTGCTTGTTGGAGTTTGTAAAATACCACAAGCAGTTCCAAAGTCAAATTCTGGAAGATCATCATCATATGGGGCACGCAGTGGCTTTTTGGCGATGTCAGTTGACAACTGTGAACCATGTTTACAAAGTTCTGATGTTTTAGGTTTCTCTTCTGAGTTATTCATAACAAGTGGCCCGACTTGCAAGAACTTTCCCATAGCAGGCAAATAAGAGGCAGAGTCATGAGTTGAAGAAGTTTGAAGTCCGTTCAACATGGATGGTGAATTGCTGAGAATCGTAGATGTCAGCAAGAGATTATTGATGGTGGAAGAAGTGATACGCAGTTCAGTCTGTACTTGTTTGGTCTCAGTATCCTTGTGCTCAACATTGTTATTTTCATCACCATCAAGAGTTGTGCAATCTGTTCTTGATCCAACTTGGATGCAACAAGACAAAGCTTTATGATCTACCCTTTCAACTGAAGAGTCTGAAGGTGACTTGAGAGGCTGTTCAGACAAGGAACCGTGCTTTCTCTCAGATTTCTTAAGAACAGAACTTGAAGATGCTTGATTTCTTCGCCATACAACACAGCCAATCAACGAGTCTTGGTTATCTTCAACAGCAGCCATTCCCTTGAAGAACCCATGTTTAGCAAGTATTGTGATTATGCTATCACTGCGAGGACACACATACAGATCAATACCCTGAGAGACCTGTACAAACCCAACCCTCATCCCTTTCTTGTATCCTTTTGCAACCTGTAGGTGTGGACGAGAGCATGAGAAGACCAACTGATAAAAAATTCTTCTAATGCATTAAACACTTCATACCATAACATTaatattctctttattttaaacCCACTAACCTCCTTCATGCCTGCCAGTCCAGATTTAGACGACCCTTCTTTACAGCGAAGTGAGATTACCTGAAGATGAATGCATGCAGTTGTcagttttttcatttgaaacaaATATATGCAACTTTCAACAATTATAAATGAGCTGGGGATTGCGCATTTTAAACTTAGTTGATACTTATCAGGTCTGAAATCACTTTATACGTCAACATGCATGATTTTCATTGCACAAgctgtttaaattttttttctctgaagCAGACTACAAATTTTTTTGTATCTCTGCCTAGTCAGTTTGCAAAATAAGCAGCTGTCCTCCCACATTACAGTTTCTCAGAAGTCCAGAGTGGAGACTGTTTAGAACCAGCTCTCAACGTTTCAGCTTGTGACTCACCTTGCTGAACTAGAACACGTATTGAACTTGTAAGTACAATTGTAAATGATCTGAATTTTCAGTTTCTATTCTCATTTATACATACTAGCATCATACATGGCTGTGTGGTGGGGATTCAATCCAGTGGCACTGTAGGGTTCCCATCAACAAGGATCCAGTGTGAGGCCAGTCATCATAACAAACAAAAGCATTCCCCAAACCTAAACATCCCAAGATATCCAGAGTATAACAATACTCTTCAAAATTATCCAGAAGTTTACAATCTCTAAAATTTTTGACAGTTGTTATTAACAATTTAATCGATACACCAACAACTCCATGATTAGGTTCTGAAAGGTTTATCAGTAGTTTTATCTTTTCATGAATAATAATCTTTATGATTCCAACACCTCAATTTTTGTTTAGCATTTCAGGGACATTGAATAGCTTAAGCTAACTATTTGACTTGTGCTTCGCCGCGGGTTAGGTAATttatttcagtaaaaaaaattaatatacaggctttttcaatgcatttttggatataaaaaagaaattcaatcatAAATCAAAATGCTTACACGCACATCCAATTAATTAAATCGATATTTGATCAAGAAATAACtaagattaagatatttgactTGGCAACATGGTCATATACTCAATCGTGTTTAATAACTCTGTTTCctagaataaatattttattcaattaaacacTTATTCGTACCaataaaaagtaagaaaaaaagtcGTTAACGAAAGTGAATTGAGAAAAACTATgaagtttaattataaaataacccTATCTTGAATGTTGAATGTTGAATGTTGAATGtcgaaactaaaaaaaaaacaatctaatgttaaaagatgaaatcaagaaaaaacattatcaattttaaaaaatcaagataacccGGACAAATTTTCTAAACATGGATTAATTTCTAAAGCTCGTAACTCATGAAATCTTAAACCTATActcaatcaagaaacttaattccaaaccaatttaatatttaaggttgaacaaaaaaaaatttaaaaaaaattgttaaagtgaaacatatagcaataaaaaaaatatggatcaaatttgataggaaaaaaacataagatgaaattataaaaaaaattcaattttaaaaattatctcaaataaaacaaataacaataaaaaaataaagaccaaatttaaaagataaaaaaattaaaaggggaagagattgaaaaagaattctaattttataaattattttaaaaaaacaaatattaataaaaagaacacGAACCAAATCTGAGaggaataaaaattgaaaggCTTCTTTGAGACTTTGAAGGTGTAGGAATGGAAATTGAggatgagagagagaataaaaagaaaacaaaggttACCGGCACCGAACTAGGCGGTCTTTGGCCACACACGTCACCTCCCAGAGGAGGCGACACCAAGACGATTCAAACGCTACCGCGAAAGGCGACGTTTGACAACCGAATAGCCCTTAATGAGATGACGCATGCAACACCCATGTtaacaacctttttttaataatatttgtatatattaaattacaCAATTGCCCTTAAACCAAcctgataattacaaaaaaaaaaacccaagtgcATATACAAGAATGCCCCTGAACATAAGCTATGAAAAATCCACTTCCAAGGGCATGCAGGTCATCTTACTAttcattaaaaatgaaaaggacaAAAACACCCCTAAACAtaagctttaaatttttttgaatccAATTATATGAGTCTTTTTATtgtgcatgataaaaaaaagacataattgCCCCCTTTAAATTTTGGAATGACAAATTAACCATTGTGAAATTACTGATTTACCCCAACAGtgatttcttggtttttttaagggaaaaataGGTATTTCATCCCAAAGTTTGAAAATACCatctattttctttgtttttttttttcactttgatccccTATCTTCCAATCTCACCCTCTCCTCACAAATTAGCCTAAATTGGACTACAATTTGATCCAATATgagctaaataaaaaagaaaaagaaaaggaatggaaaaaaaaaacacttgaaccATGAGTCCACAGTATCTTATGAAGGGATCTACAATGCATTTTGCACAATAAATCCCCAACACCTTTTAgtatttcttatgattttacagGATTTGGTAGTAACTTGCCTGCATTTTTATAAACAAGTTGATGTggattttccttcttctttttttggttatcACAAGTGCACAAGCTTTTGGCGTGTAGTACCATGTTAATAAGTATCATTTTACAGTTCTCTATATTTCCCCCTCTTTTGGGACAAATCTGATACTGTTGATAATTACATAGCATATTCATATATCTTTATATAGCCACATTGGATGTAACTATAATATATTTGAACACAATCCATATTACTAATCAATTTTTAGTCAAAACCAGTTTTGACCCAAGAGATTTGGGCCCCATTTAAAATGAAAGGTGATACTCTAATATTCAATAGTTTATAGCGTGAGCTGCAGGCTTTCCTTTCTGCATGGAGCTCATGAGCGATGATGCCCTCTGAGAGGAAGCATCCATCCCGCAACAAGAGCCTGCGGTGTCTAGGTATAGATGAGGAAAAGTTAGCTCAAATTGTAGTCCTCTTTTCTCTTTGGGTTTAGTGTGATATTTTTAGACCAAAAGTCATCATTGCCAAGCTTTTAGCCATAGATTGAAACCGGCAAAAGTTCAATCAGTGATTTGGTGCCATTCTTTTAGGTATCGTTTCTACAACCGTTGGTTTTGCAATGTGACAGCCCTTCACCATATATGCTATAGGCTTCTTTAGAAACAAGATATCTGGAGTCTAGAAAAGCAATTTTGGTGGGATTTAAGAATATTACCTTGAAATTCTGAAGAATgcccttattttctttttattttattttgtttttcttttctttttttggatcaAGGAAATTGCTcctattttcaatttatttatttaaactcCATTAATTTTTGTTCGCTCCCAACAATGGAATAAGAATTACGAGGGAGTTTGACAACATTGATTTGAGCTGCGCTTTACCTATATACTACTTGTcagacattattttttttcttttatgacttTTAACTAAGATTTTAGtattttacttattattttataagtttcaattttcaattattgaTTTTGACTCTCACCCTGCCATCTCAGCTTCTCTTAAAGATTTAAAATACGTAAAGGCGATCTGTAACTTTCCAAAGTGACCCTGGAATTAGTAACTTTTCTTTGTCTTAATCCATATAAAGTATTTGATTCTTCATTAGCCAGAAGCAGTTGGTCAAAGTTGCCAAATCTCAACGATGTTTTAACAGGTCGTTGCATAAATCTGCCCATTTCACCACCTTGTGGGTGTGTTTCCCTGGGCATCCATATTCCAGCCAAAGCTTACTGTGTAGGTGCAAACTCTGCATTTGGGCTATAAGAGAAGTGTTTTTTACCATGCAAAAGAGCAGTGTTTTTTACTAGGCAACTTTCAAACCCAGAATTTACCTCAGTCCCATCTAAATGCCAAGGGAACAAGACAAAAGCATAGCCTAACATAGAATAATGTCAAAATGTCCTGAATTATTTAATCTCTGTAAATTAATTTGTTctaaaatatcaattcaatcCTTCATCACTGCCTTCTTGATGCAATGGAACATGAACCTTCAGATAATTCTAATTAGTATTCAGCAATTATATAACTTAGAACAACAAGGTAAGATAATGCCTCAAGTAAAACCAGAGGACTTGCAGAAGATTGTGTAGGAAATGGTGATAGTCATGCAATCAGAAAGGCAGATAATATAGCAAAAGATAGCAACATGCTGCAAAAAGGATAGCAACAAATAACATATGTCTCTAATGAATGGCATGTATAGTTATGAATTGATTCGACAATATGTTAGGACAGCAAGAAACAGAAGATTGTCTCTAATGTGTCCGAGCTCACCCAAACCAAAGGAAGATTCTTCAGAGTTTTCATCCAAAGTTTCCAAAAAAGGAGATAAAACTTTGGTAGAGCTATTAAAGTATTCCGATTTGAACCAAACTCAAGTCTTCATCAAGCTTTACCATGATGCAACATCTCTGTTTCTAAACTGATAAGGACCTCACAGTCTTAACTCTCAAATGCTCCCCAGTTAGGGTCACCACTGATATTTCTCCCAATAACCTCCCTCCTCTCTAACTGCACTAATCACTCTCTCCACTAAGTAGCTAATATCTGTTTCAAAATATacaggaatatatatatataaggcacATATGTCCAGGCCCCTGGGTGTCTTTTGCTATAAATAAACAATCAATGAATCCACAAGACCCGTAGGAAATTCAGTATTTGGTTAATAATTTCTGTTCATTTACAATATGATTAGGTTTGGTGGGATTTTGACATTGTAATGTAGAGTACCTATCATCTCTCTTTCCATCATTTCCATGAAACCATGCAGTTGGCGAACCAAAGCATGAGATTCATCAACGTCATCATTGTTTATGTATCTTGTTGCACCTTTAACAAAACATTTGAATGTTGTAGCAATAGGTTCATCCTTCATTTAGTCGATACCTGTAGaaacctt
It contains:
- the LOC133673686 gene encoding uncharacterized protein LOC133673686; this translates as MLQPVEFEGNNDNNVTGLLRKRKLERGTGCIENNRPFQSNVQCAGGGSLAVGCQDNFGERNRVHGDGDVTIGKETGVVVGKSGHSLVEMSPKTGGSYVNVVVEGGRRNGSPVDEIKSHVGKLASIVAQKLWDGSLQLNSSVTVSLVAFFQSGEKMPDLKWSEFLEVKGKVRLEAFEKYVQDLPRSRNRGLMVISLRCKEGSSKSGLAGMKEVAKGYKKGMRVGFVQVSQGIDLYVCPRSDSIITILAKHGFFKGMAAVEDNQDSLIGCVVWRRNQASSSSVLKKSERKHGSLSEQPLKSPSDSSVERVDHKALSCCIQVGSRTDCTTLDGDENNNVEHKDTETKQVQTELRITSSTINNLLLTSTILSNSPSMLNGLQTSSTHDSASYLPAMGKFLQVGPLVMNNSEEKPKTSELCKHGSQLSTDIAKKPLRAPYDDDLPEFDFGTACGILQTPTSKPLHGVMADNKLPAEELKKILESLPQITPTVQSMLVSNQRELRDFNPPRLPLDTLLKMPVQRKICVDGMNVLPPNLEEKRMPVSTTSARPLKNLFDDDDEMPEWSPPDFELLRQHVSDTTRPSTTSTYSKVRNLIFERLPPGCPNNLLSSSPRSAYAPFTPQAGISASHQLMSDNGRPAQPSHSSEYTLHGPNSSTVFNPNPLPRSRPPHDPFDAKLRVHHGGWNRRRC